The stretch of DNA CCCAGGGATTTAATGACTATTTCTTGCTCACCGATTAATTCATCTACTATAACACCCAGTTTACGGTCACCAGAACCGACAACGACTAAATAAACCTTGCTGTCATCATTTTTTGATGTTTTATGATTGAATATATCTCCCAGTCGTTTTATAGGGCATACCTGCCCGCGAATGATTATCACTTCAGAATGTCTGATGGTCTTTATCTCCGAACGATTGACGTAAAGGGTTTCCACCACGTAGGTTAGAGGAAATGCGTAAGTCTTGGAGCTGCATTCGACCATTAGCGCGCGGGTTATGGCCAGGGTTAGCGGCAGCTTTATGGAAAACCGGGTACCCTGACCGGGCACGGCGTAATAATCCACTAGGCCATTGATATTTTCTATTTGGGTGCGTACTATATCCATACCCACACCCCGACCGGAAATGTCACTAACATGGTCTTCTTCCACTGTTGAGAAACCCGGTGCAAAAATAAGCTCCTGGGCTTCCCGGTCACTCATCCGGTCATAATGCTCCTGCGTTATTAAACCTCGCTGCAGGGCTTTGCTTTTTAATTTTTGCATGTCAATGCCCCGCCCATCATCTTCCACGTTAATGACAATGTGCCCTTCTGAATAAGATGCTTTTAACTTGAGGTGGCCTTGAGCCGGTTTGCCCAAGCGCTGCCTTTCCCGGGCATCTTCAATGCCGTGGTCAATGGAGTTTCTTAACAGGTGGATTAACGGGTCTCCGATTACTTCAATCACATTACGGTCAAGTTCGGTTTCTTTACCTTCGATAATAAAGTCGATTTCTTTGCCAAGTTTATGGGCTATATCCCTTACCATGCGTGGGAAACGATTGAATACCTGGGCAACGGGCAGCATGCGCGCTTTCATGATTTCGTCCTGTAAATCAGTAGTAACCTTACCCAGGTGACTGGATATTTCTAATATATCTTCGGCAATGTCTTCGGAGCCGAATTTGCTTTCAAAGACATTTACAAAACGCTCCAACCTGGTGCGTTCAATTACCAGTTCCCCGACCAGATTCATCAGGGTGTTTAATTTTTCCACGTCTACCCGGACGGTTTTTATGGCTTTCTTTGGACCGTTGTTATCACTGTTGGGCAGTTTTGCGGCAGTGGGAGTTGCTTTGGCCATGTTTTTCCGGTCCGCCGCAGTTTGCATTTCCTGCTCCGGGGTATTATTAACTTTAATTTTTTGTATATGTACAGCCTTGATTTCCGCTACCGAGAGGGCCAGGTTTTTAACCTGGTCGATGTCTGACTGGCTAATAATAATCAGTGCTATACTACTGTTAAAATAACCGCTTTGAATATCCTCTATTTGGGGGTTGGTTTTAATGATCTCGCCCACCTGCTCTAAAGTTTCAAAGAGCAGAAAAGCACGTACTTCCTTCATCTGGCAGTCTTCCGCAAAAACAACCTGCAGGCCATAGGCATGGTACCCACGGATTTCTGCTTCGCTGATGACATCCTCGGTTACGTCATCAACTTCGATCTCCGGCAGCAGTTGATTGGAATCACTTACTTTTGACGTTCCCTGTTCAACGGGCTTATACAGCCGGTCGTGTCCATATTGGTTATTAATGTCGGCTCCCGGTGTTTGTTTTACTTGTTTGATTTTTTGTAACACCGGACTGATATCTATATTTTTAGTGGCATTGCCAGTTGTTTCGTCTTTTAATTCCGTTAATTTATCAACGGCTTCAAAAAGCACGTCCACCAGGTCACCGGTTATTTCCAACCGGTTATGACGTAGTTCATCGAATAAGCTTTCCAACTCATGGGTTAATTTTGTCATTTTATCGTAGCCCATTATGGCGGAAGATCCCTTTATGGTATGAGCGGCCCGAAATATTTCCTGAATAATTTCGGGTGTGGCTTGCTGCTGCTCCAATAGAAGTATATTATCGCTGATTATTTGCATTTTTTCTTCCAGTTCTTCTTGAAAGATGGCAATTTCTTCACTACTAAACACCGTATCACTCCCTCTTTTTTAGGTTTCTGAGAGTTGCTCCATTTGTTTTAGATGTTGCATATCCTGGTTGGGTAAAAGCTGATGTAAATCCACCAGCACAATTAGGTTTTTATCATCCAGGATTATGCCCTTTAGATAATGCTCGTCCACACTAATACTGGGCGGCACGGGTTTAATCATATCCGGGCTGATCTTTCTTACTTCAGAAACGCTGTCAACGATGAGGCCAAATTTATTCTCTTCTGTCTCCACTACAATGACCCGGTTGTTTTCTGTCCTTTCATCGGCCTGAGTATTAAACAGCACATGCAAATTAACAGCCGGTGCTATTTGTCCCCTGATATTAATTATTCCCTCCACATATGCCGGAGCGTTTGGTGTTGGGGTAATTTTCTCCAGGCGAATAATCTCCGAGACCAAAGATATATCTACACCAAAATATTGGTCGATTAACGAAAATACTACAATTTGCAAATCGGTTATTTCAGCAGACACTAAAACGCCTCCTTTGAAATTATTCTTCTTTGATATCATCTTTTTCCTCTGTTTGTCTATTTGACGGGTTCAGATAGGATATCAACCTTTCCCTGATCAGGATGGGGTTATACCCGGCCTGTAAAGAAATGATACCTTCCATCATCAGTTGTTTTAATAATATTTCTTTATCGCTAATATTGGATAACTTGGCAGCTAGTGGAAACCATAGTAAGTTAGCACTGCCTACACCGTAAAGAGTGGCCATAAATGCCACGGCAATGGCAGAACCCAGGGTATCCGGGTCATTCATGTTTCCTAACACGTGCACCAAACCCATCACTGTACCGATAATACCCATTGTGGGCGCATAACCGCCTGCAACTTCAAATATTTTACTACCAATACTGTGGCGTTCCTCTATGGTATAAATTTCTACTTCCATAATATCTTTTACCAACTCCGGTTCGGTGCCGTCTATTACCAACTGCAGCCCTCTTTTAAAAAAGGCGTCATCGATATCCTCAATGCGGTTTTCCAAATATAATAACCCTTCCCGCCGGGCATCTTCGGCCAGGCTTACAATATCTTCAATAGTTTTGATCGGATCGTAAGATTTATTAAAAAAAGCTATTTTTATTATTTGCGGCAGGGCCTTAAAGTCGTTAGGGGAAAAACTGAAGATTGTGGCTCCCAAAGTTCCACCGAAAACTATCAGCGCGGCACTGGGCTGAAACAATGCCAACAAATGCCCTCCTTCCAATAAAAAACCCACCAGTAATGATAGTATTCCAATGAAGAATCCAAGTGCAGTTGCTAAATCCATAGTATTTATCCATTCCTTTACAATTTATAAATTATCAAAATTCTCATAATCTGTCTCGTTTAAAGTCGAAATGCTATTTGGTTCAACTTCGGCAAACTTATTACGTAAGATTATCAGATCAACCCGGCGATTAAGCTGACGATTTTCAGTATTACTGTTCGGAACCCTGGGTCTGTATTGTCCATATGCTGTGGCGGACATCTTCTGCGGGGTAAATCCGAATTCATTGATCATTGCCTGTAGTACATTAGTAGATCTGGCCGCTGATAATTCCCAATTGGAAGGATATCGGGAATTATTAATTGGGAGATCATCGGTATGCCCTTCGACGCGAATGTAGTTGGGTATATCCACCATTAACGGTGTTAATTTTGTTAGAATTTCATGCGCATTCGGGGTTAGCTGAGCCGAGCCCAGGTCAAACAAAACCGCTTCCTGAAAACTTAGCACGATACCCCTTTCCTCCATGCCAACTGAAACCCTGGTTGAAAGCCCGTTTTCTTCAATATATTCTTCTAAGTTTCTTTTTAAATTCTCCAGCTGCATTAACTCTAGCTGATCTTTTATTTGTTCATCCTGTTCAACAATATTTTGCATTTGTTCCGGAGGAGAGCCGGGGATAACTTTCGAACCCGAGCTGTCTAATAACATCCCTCCCGCGCCGAAGACTTGGGACAGTGCTTCAGCCAACGTCTCGAATTTAGCCGCATCAATTTTGCTTAACGTATATAAAACTATAAAAAAAACCAACAGCAGGGTAATCATATCAGCATAGGTTATCAACCAACGATCCTTATTATCCTTGCCTTTTTTTTATGCCAACTCCTGTTGACCAAAGTATTAACCCCCATTTTAATTAGAAGACATTATAGCAATTTATTCTAATAATTTAGTAATTTTCTATAATTACTTTTAAAATCCTGCATTGTAAAATAAGTAAACATGCGCAACATAACTACAAAAATCCCTCTTAAAGATTAAGAGGGACTCTAATTAAAAGTGACTATTCAATCCTCCATTACTTCTTTCAGGTTTAATAACAAAATCATATCGTTTTCTTCTTTAAGGATCCCTTTGATAAACCTGTCTTCACCGTTCATGGTTTCGGATTTTTCCACTTCATCATTTGAATACCTGGTTACAGAATAAACACTGTCTACAATTAGACCCAATTTCCCTTTAATCGTCTCTGTCACTATAATACGGGAATCTCTACCCAGCTTATTCTCTTCTAAACCCAGTCTTAAACTTAAGCTTATAACAGGTACAATGGCTCCTCTAAGGTTTATAATGCCCTTACAGTAATACTGTGTATTGGGAACCCTGGTTATTTCCATGATGCGTATAATTTCCGATACATTTTCTATTTGTAAGCCATAATGTTGATTGTTTAATCCGAAAACCACCAGCTGGTTATTTTCCTTCATATAACTTCCCCCATTACATAGCATCTGACCTTGATTTTATTTACAAACCCCCATTGTTTCCAGTATCACTAAAAGGTTTCCAGGGGCACCAACTATTTACACCCCCCTTTCCGGTAGCCGAATCAAAAGTACTTATCAGCTTTATGATATATAAAACCTATTACTTAATAATCGGCTGAAAATGTTTGAAACTTTAAAGATAACATAAAACATTTCGTATAGAGAATGTGAAAACTACGGATAAGTCCGTGGGTTTTCTGTGGCAACACCTTTTTTTATAATTTTTGTGTCTTTTGTAGAATAGTATAAACCATACGGGCTGCTTCGGCACGGGTTATTGTTCTATTTGGTTCCAGGTACCCCTGCTCGGTTGTAGTTATTAAACCGCTTTGAATGCATGCTAGAATGTGTGGTCTTTGCCAGGAGTAAGTAGAAGAATAATCGTTGGGAAAATACGTTTTTAGCACAGAAGTTGCCTGATCAGGGGTTTTTAGCGGTAGACCGGCTGCATTGGCCATAAAAACACAAGCTTGCTCCCGAGTTAAAGGATTGCCGGGATGAAATAAAAGTTTTCCATCTGTAGTAGGGGTGTTAGGGATCCACCCGGCTTTAACAGCGGCTTCAATATATTGGATTTCGATAATGTTTAAGTTTTGTATATCGCTAAATATATGCGACTGCAATGATAAAGGAGAAAAGGGCAATCTGAAACCATTGACAAGCATGCTGATAAATTCATACCTCGTTACAGGTAATTCATTTTGACCGGATTTATTCGTCAAACCAAAAAATTCTTCAGGCACCGGGGAGCCGTCCTGGTATGTTGCAAGTGGGTGCATAATTCCCCTGGACCACAGAGTTACCACGTAAGACCTGGCCCATTCCAGATCTACCCCGCCTGTTTTCCTTAGATAGAAATCTTTAAAGTCCTTTGTTGTGCGTACCACCATGTAGTGCCCGAAGCCTGTATTGGAAAAAGGAACGGTAATGCTTTCGGTGGTAAGATTGTAACTACCTATCCTTTGCAGCATGGATGGTTGCAAAGATGTAGCTTGAAAGCTGGGCAGGGCGTATAAAACGGTAATCAGTTCATTATTAGTACCGCCGGCGGCGGCATCAAACTTCAAAGTTAGCTCACCCGGGTTTGAAAGGCTGTAAGATGGTGATGCGGCCTCAATGGAATACAGTGGGCTTAATGGTATATAGTCGGGGTTTAGATTAAATTGGGGGCTGTTGGCCAATATAGTGACACTTTGATCCCAGGCGGATCTATTGCTATGATCAACAATAGCGGTTTCTTTAGGTACCTTAAGAACTACCGATTTATTAAAGGCAGGTAAACTTTGACCAATTGCTTCAAAGCAGCGCTGGGAACCGGACAACGGTGCATCAATAACAGTAATGCGTAAATCGTCAGTTTCAGTGCTGTCTTTTTTGTTTTGCCCGTTATACCTATATTTTTCCACTTTGACTTTAATAGTATTTTCACCGGGTTTGAGTAAGTAATCACGCAGCAACCAAAGATCAGAGTCGCTGCCAGCTATTTGAATAGCTTCTTCACTGTTTATTTCAACAGTTTTGGCGTTTTCCACGCGTACTTGTATGTCTACCTTATTGGTGGTGGCATAAGGTCTTTGGGAATAAGTAGTATTATTATCATTGGCTGGTCTCCAGTAAATGTCCATAGCAAGGGCGGGTGTGCTATTGGCATAGAAAAGAAAGCTATATAGTGCCAAGGTATAAAGAATTTTTTTGACCATCTTGATCACTCCATTTTTTATATGCAGGTTATAGATATATTGGATAATTTTTCGTTTGTTCCTTCATGGCAACAGAAAAATTTGTCTGTTTAATCTGAGATATGTTAATTATCGGTTTTGACGGGTTATGATAGACTATTTTTCTATTATTTAAATCAACTTTCGGGGTTCAATCACATTCAGGCCTACTACCTAACTGTCTATGCTTAAATCTATAGATTACCATAGACTCCAAGACTCGCTACCGGTGACTTGGCTTAAGCCTTACCGGGGGAAGCAATAGGGACGGTCTCTTGCTTCCATAAATGGAAACAAGAGACCGTCCCTATTGCTTCCCAAAAAATCCCGCCTTTTTAGGGCGGGATGTTTTGGATTCGCATGAACTACACTGTTATTTTAGTTTCTTTACCAATAATATTAGGTTCTCCACTTAATTTAGCAAAAGTGCTGAAAAATTCATCAGTTGCTTTCTTATCAGGAGCCGGTGTTAAATAGGTAACAACAATCAATATGATTAACCCCAGAACTAAAGCCGGCACACCTGGTAGCAAGCCCATGGCAAACTTTTGCGGAATTATCCCCAGAGGCAAAGCAACTTGTACTATTTGAGAGACCAGCAGTGCAGCAATGGCAGCCTCCTTGGTACAACGTTTCCAGTACAACGCAGCAAGCATGGGGACGATCAAACAGGCAAATCCCCCGAAGGCCCAGTTAATCAGAGTGATAATTCCCATAGGTTTGATTAAAGCCAGCACATAGCTGATCAAAACCATGGCGAAAAGTACACTTTTGCTTAATAATAGTTTCTTTTTGTCCTCAATATTTTTAGCAGATGACATGTTTAGCAAAATGTCTTTAGTGAAAATAGTTCCGGCAGCGAGTAGTTGCGAGTCCATGGTGGACATGGTAGCGGCCAGGATTGCCGCGCCCAAGATGCCGGTCATGAAAACAGGTGCATATTGGGCTAGAAACAATGGAATAATTTGTTCAGCTTGATTCCCTTCCAAGCCGGGAATCAAGGTATGTGCCCACATGCCGATGTAAACGCAAACAGAGAAAATGAAAAGTCCGGCAAAGGGATACATTAAACTCATTTTCTTAAGCTCACCAATACTCTTACCTGACAGCAAGCGTGTAAAGAGCTGCGGAAACATTGGCACCGCCAGGCTTACTATGATACCAAAGCTGAAAAATACCTGCCAGGGCAAATTTCCCCTGGATAATAGTTCAGGATTATTTTGCATGATGTTTTGCGTTACCTGAGCGGGACCTCCCACAGTATTTAATGCATACAGAAAAATTATCAATGCACCGACCATAAAAACCATAGCTTGCACCGTATTGGCCCAAATTGAACCACGCATTCCCCCCATAATTACGTAAATACCAATAACTACAGATATTATCAAAGCCCCCAGCCAAAAAGGTACAGCACCCTGGGTCAGCCCTTCAAAAACTTGTCCGGCACCCATGGTGCCTGTCATCAGATAGGGTATGGTATAGATTAAACCCACCAGAGTCACAAGATAACCTAAAGTTTTACTGTTCCAGCGGCCAATTACGACATCAGACATTGTCACAAAACCATATTTCTTGCCCAGCAACCAGGCCCGATTCCCGACGGTATAAAATAGAATTGGCGTTAGCCAGGCCCACGTAGTTACGAAATAAGGCCACATTATCCACCCATTATGATAAGCCTGACCTGGAATGCCAATTAAGGTTACAGCTGAAATGTTGGCGGCAAAAACGCCGCAAAACAGCACCAGGGCTTTAAATTCACGGCTGCCGGTGTAATAATCTTCAAGGGTGCCTTTGGCGTATTTAACGCTGGCCAATCCAATGGTTAAAATAGCAATGACATAAAGCGCAAGAATAGATAAAACTGTAATATTTTGTTGTTCCATGATATAAGCCCCCTCCAGGATTAATCTTCATCCGGATCATACCAGAAGCTTTTGTTTACCCAGAAAAGCAGTAATGTACCAATAACCCAAATCATTAATTGATATAGTTCATAGATAGAAAGCCAACCTAGAAATACGGGTTCCTTAATTTTTCCCCAGTTCCAAATGTCTACCCTGATAAATACCAGAAAAACGCACATGGCATAAAGTATCCATTCCTTTGGTTTCAATTGGGGCACCCCCTTTTAAATTTGAATTTGAGCAATTATTTTCTTATCCCTGTACTTTTACATACAAAGTCGCGACATTTGTTTTGTCCGAAATGTGTTTAAATATTGAATTGCCTGAAAATTTTTTATAAACAACCCCCTCTCACTTTTCCTACCATTAAGCTATGATCACATTACGAAGCAAGAAATGTGCCACTAAATATGTACACAAATCAAATGCTCATTAAGCTTGGGTTTTGACAAAGAGAAAAATATATCCAGCAACTTTTACGGAATAAATTGGATATTTTCTATCATTATTTAGCTCCCTTTAGGTTTGGAATACAACCAAACTGGTTTAATAATAAACCTTGTTTATAAAAATACAATATTTTATGTGAAAATTTTAAATATTTACAGGATTCATGAATTTAGTGTCGAAAAGATAATAAGCTTAATATAAAATTCCGTGCATAAATATTATTTACATAAATAAAAACCGGTACATAAATAAACCAAGGAATTTAACGTTTATTCGTATGTAGCCGTTCATTTGTAAGGAGGTAGTTTTACTTGAATATCGGTAAGCTAATAAGAAATTCGCCGGTTGTATTAAAAAAGGAACAGCTTCTTGACAAAGCGGTTGATTTATTGATTGATCATCAACAATGCGCGGCTCCGGTAGTTAGTGGAAAAAAAACTATCGGTGTTTTACTGCTGGCCGAGGCTTTGCACAGATTAAGAAACAAGCCGGACAATAAAGAGCAGGTGGTATCTGATGCTTTATTCACCGATGTTACCGTATTAAGTCCGGATGATGCTATTGAAGATACTGTTATTGGAGGTCTGCCATTTTATCCCGTATCAGATAGCAAAGGACATTATATGGGAATTGTGCTGGTTGAAGATATTTACAAAGATATGAAGAAAATTGCAAATAGGAAAAATGATGTTCTCCAAAATGCTCATAACGGCATATTGGCTGTTGATGCCGAAGGAGTCATTATAGTCTGTAATAAATCGGCCGGCAAACACCTGGGTATAAATCCGCATGAAATTACGGGTCGGAAAATTAATGAAGTTTTTCCTACCAGCAGATTAACCAGGGTAATTAGCACTGGCAAGCCCGAATCAATACAAAAAATTATAGTCAACGGTCGTTCGATAGTGTGCAATCGTACACCGATTGTTTACGATGGGAAAGTGACAGGGGCTGTTACCGTGTTTCAGAACGTTGCCGAGCTCGAAGCTGTTTCAGCTGAATTAGAGTCTGTACAACGGCTATATAATGAACTGGACACTATCGTCGAGGCGGCGCATGATGGAATTATGATTACTAACAGTGATGGAATCGGTTTGAGAGTTAACCGGGCCCTTTGTCGCCTTACCGGTCTCGAAGCCTCTTATTACCTTAACCAGCCCATTGACAAGCTTTATAGTGATGGTGTTTTTAAGTACGAATCAGTAACTACGAAAGCCCTGCGAGAAAAACGTTCGGTTACTGCAATACAAAGGATAAATAACGGTAAAGAGGTTTTGGTAACCGGCACACCCATATTTAGTAACAACGGAGAACTCTTTCGGGTTGTTACCAACGTGAGGGACATCATCGAGCTGCAAAAGCTAAAAGAAGAAAGAGACAGGTATATAGAAAAAAACTCAGCTAACGGTGATGTTGATGATTTTATCCAGCAATTGCGAAAAGGAGAAATCGTTGCTGAAAGCACAGAGATGTTAAAAGTTTTGCACGTGGCGGTTCGGGTGGCCAGGGCCGAAACAACTGTACTGCTTTTGGGGGAATCTGGGGTAGGTAAAGAAGTACTGGCTAAAATAATTCATTGCAGTAGCAACAGACCCAGAAGAGGAAAGTTTATCCAGATTAATTGCGGTGCCATTCCGGAAAGTCTTTTGGAAAGCGAGCTTTTTGGGTATGAATCTGGTGCGTTCACCGGCGCAAAAAAAGAGGGCAAACCTGGACTGTTCGAAATTGCTGATAACGGGACATTGCTGCTGGATGAAATCGGTGAAATGCCTCAGCCGCTGCAAGTCAAACTATTGAGGGTTTTGCAGGAACAGGAATACTATCGCATTGGCGGTGTTAAGCCAATTAAACTGAATGTGAGAATAATTGCAGCTACAAACAAAGACCTTAAAAAATTAGTAAAACAGGGGAAATTCCGTAAAGATCTTTATTATCGTTTAAATGTTATTCCCATTGAAATTCCCCCGCTGCGCCACCGCAAAGATGATATACTTCCATTGTCATTACATTATTTACGTAATTTTAACGAAAAGCACCAAACCAATAAGACCCTGGATGCTAGAACTGTGGCTATCTTAGAGAGTTACCACTGGCCTGGTAATGTTAGGGAACTAATGAATATATTAGAACGCACGGTAATTTTAAACAGCGGGGATTCCATAGATCCGTACATTATCAATAATCAACTCGACCAAAAGGGCGTCAAGGAAATTACTCCGATTATTGTCAGGAGTATTATACCCCTCCGCAAGGCCCAAGCAATCATAGAACGGGAACTGCTGCAAAAAGCGTTAACAAAGAATAAGACTGTTCGCCAAGCAGCTAAAGACCTGGGCATATCACATTCTACATTAATTCGCAAGGCCGCCCAATACAACTTAAAAAAGGAGAATGTGATTACTGTGTAACCGGGGGGAAGCAGGGGAACGGTTCTCTTGCTTCTCCCTGCTTCCTAGGCCTTTTGCATACCCATGAACACTTTTTCGGGGGTTATGGGGAGATTGGTTATTCTAACACCCACCGCATTATAAACCGCATGTACGATGGCCGGCGCAGGTGTATTAATTACAACCTCTCCTATCGACTTGGCACCAAAGGGCCCCGTCGGCTCATAACTTTCTTCGAAGGCTACCCTTACGTTACTGATATCCTTTCGGCAGGGAATCTTATACTGCATAAAAGAGTTAGTCTGCAATTGGCCTTTGTGGTTATATTTTACATCCTCATACAAAGCCATTCCTATTCCCTGTACAATGCCACCTTCTGTCTGTACCCGCGCCAGGTTTGGATTGATTACCGTACCGCAGTCCACCACAGCCACGTAATCCACCAGGTCAACTTTTCCGGTCTCCTGATCCACTTCCACTTCAGCAAATCCGGCTACAAAGGGCGGCGGCGAAACCCGGCTGCCATAGGTGGCGTGTCCGGCCAGCTGGAGTTTTCCCGTACCCAAGACCATAAGTTCAGCAAGTTTCTTTAGACTTATGGACTTTTTACCGTCTACAGTACTAATGGTTTTTCCATCATAGGTGGTTTCTTCAGGGGGCACTGCTAAAAAACCTGCCCCGTTTTGCATAATTTGCTGTTTTAAATCTTCCGCCGCTTTAACTACGGCCATACCCGTGACATAAGTGGTGCTGGAAGCGTAGGAACCGGGGTCATAGGGAGAAACATCGGTATCCGCGGCATGAACAATAATATTTTCCACTGATGTTTCTAAAACCTCGGCAGCTATTTGGGTCAGTATGGTATCGCTGCCCGTGCCCATGTCGGTGGAACCGATGAGCAGGGTAAAGCTGCCGTCATCATTAAGTCTTATTTCAGCGGAGGCCGTATCCACTCCGGCAATTCCCGATCCCTGCATGGTTACCGCCATGCCCACCGCTCTTATTTTATTGTTGCCTGTATCTATCCCGGGATACTTTTGGTCCCATCCGATCATTTCTTTACCCTTTTCTATGCACCTGTGCAGAGACGAACTGCCCAGAGAATGATCTTTATGGACCAGAGATGTTTCCCCTTCCCTGATTAAATTCTTAAGCCGGATTTCCGCCGGGTCTAGGTTCAGTTTTTCAGCCAGCTTATTGACAGTTGACTCAAGGGCAAAGGTTCCCTGGGTGGCCCCATATCCCCGTAAAGCTCCCGCCGGCATTTTATTTGTATAAACAGCCTGGCCCATATACCGTACACCTTTTGCCTTATTATAAAGGGGAAGGGTTTTTTCCCCCACCACCGCAAATACCGTGGGCGCATGTTCCCCGTAGGCGCCAGTATCGGATAAACCCTGGATGTCGATCGCTTTGATGTAACCTTCCCGGTCGGCCCCCAGTCTGACTTTTAACTTCATGGCATGGCGGCTGTTAGTGTAGGTAAAGGTTTCCTTTCTGTCATAGACAATTTTAGCCGGCTTCCCTGTTTTTAAAGTAACAATGGCCGGGAACAATTCCGCCACAGCTGTCTGTTTTCCTCCGAATCCTCCGCCTATTCTCGGTTTAATAACCCTGATCATGTTAGCAGGCATTTGTAATGCCCTGGCCAGTATTCTTCGCACATGAAAGGGAATCTGGGTGGAGCTTACCAC from Desulfoscipio gibsoniae DSM 7213 encodes:
- a CDS encoding xanthine dehydrogenase family protein molybdopterin-binding subunit; its protein translation is MHIVGKGMAKLDGIAIATGKPVYTDDLVVPNALVVKILRSPHAFAKITSIDISGAKKLDGVECILTYKDVPQIRYTTAGQSYPEPSPYDRLILDEVVRYVGDEVAIIAAADEKTALMAMSLIKVEYEVWEPVLDFEKAAGHASIVHPEDDLHCNFDIGMQRERNIASAHKVEAGNVEEEFKKCAVVVEETYYTQAQAQAMMETYRTFSYFDHTGRLVVVSSTQIPFHVRRILARALQMPANMIRVIKPRIGGGFGGKQTAVAELFPAIVTLKTGKPAKIVYDRKETFTYTNSRHAMKLKVRLGADREGYIKAIDIQGLSDTGAYGEHAPTVFAVVGEKTLPLYNKAKGVRYMGQAVYTNKMPAGALRGYGATQGTFALESTVNKLAEKLNLDPAEIRLKNLIREGETSLVHKDHSLGSSSLHRCIEKGKEMIGWDQKYPGIDTGNNKIRAVGMAVTMQGSGIAGVDTASAEIRLNDDGSFTLLIGSTDMGTGSDTILTQIAAEVLETSVENIIVHAADTDVSPYDPGSYASSTTYVTGMAVVKAAEDLKQQIMQNGAGFLAVPPEETTYDGKTISTVDGKKSISLKKLAELMVLGTGKLQLAGHATYGSRVSPPPFVAGFAEVEVDQETGKVDLVDYVAVVDCGTVINPNLARVQTEGGIVQGIGMALYEDVKYNHKGQLQTNSFMQYKIPCRKDISNVRVAFEESYEPTGPFGAKSIGEVVINTPAPAIVHAVYNAVGVRITNLPITPEKVFMGMQKA
- a CDS encoding sigma-54-dependent Fis family transcriptional regulator, with the protein product MNIGKLIRNSPVVLKKEQLLDKAVDLLIDHQQCAAPVVSGKKTIGVLLLAEALHRLRNKPDNKEQVVSDALFTDVTVLSPDDAIEDTVIGGLPFYPVSDSKGHYMGIVLVEDIYKDMKKIANRKNDVLQNAHNGILAVDAEGVIIVCNKSAGKHLGINPHEITGRKINEVFPTSRLTRVISTGKPESIQKIIVNGRSIVCNRTPIVYDGKVTGAVTVFQNVAELEAVSAELESVQRLYNELDTIVEAAHDGIMITNSDGIGLRVNRALCRLTGLEASYYLNQPIDKLYSDGVFKYESVTTKALREKRSVTAIQRINNGKEVLVTGTPIFSNNGELFRVVTNVRDIIELQKLKEERDRYIEKNSANGDVDDFIQQLRKGEIVAESTEMLKVLHVAVRVARAETTVLLLGESGVGKEVLAKIIHCSSNRPRRGKFIQINCGAIPESLLESELFGYESGAFTGAKKEGKPGLFEIADNGTLLLDEIGEMPQPLQVKLLRVLQEQEYYRIGGVKPIKLNVRIIAATNKDLKKLVKQGKFRKDLYYRLNVIPIEIPPLRHRKDDILPLSLHYLRNFNEKHQTNKTLDARTVAILESYHWPGNVRELMNILERTVILNSGDSIDPYIINNQLDQKGVKEITPIIVRSIIPLRKAQAIIERELLQKALTKNKTVRQAAKDLGISHSTLIRKAAQYNLKKENVITV